The Chrysoperla carnea chromosome X, inChrCarn1.1, whole genome shotgun sequence genome includes a region encoding these proteins:
- the LOC123302284 gene encoding uncharacterized protein LOC123302284 produces MATEQQLRVLTAKKENLFRRIQGIYDASNNIATSENLPLSKLDPETSRLFENCKRKDSIPNYEDIIEVTIPQTGPIAVESKSPPKENHSLESISPSHSLCSTTSCNSPQQNSTVLLATAIVYIQDCNGEKQQARFILDSASQAHLLTTNCRKRLGLPMSKVYNSISGIGSNSNPAHGQSNLTFFSRYDPLKSYNINVLVVNKITNQLPTSPINTESMSCFKNLPLADEKYHQPGPIDGIIGAQLFPHLFYTGRVTTSKSSPIAVESSLGYVVMGCAPLLSSTDQTQIFCTTMDEPPIENILKRFWELEEVSVSVAMDPEDEYCENLFVSTVDRDPTGRYIVSLPFKNHPSNLGDSYSFAYKRYLSLERRLKASPELKLEYDKIIQDYLNQGHMSIVEENDSDSTTYYIPHHPIFKASSSTPVHVVFDASMKSTSSLSLNDILYAGPKLQIDIRTILLNFRLFSIAMCADIRQMYRQIIVDESHRRYQRRLWRFSPERLVTKLQLNTVSFGIKSSPYLALRVVQQLAKDESKTYPNAAQVVLRDLYIDDLVSSVDSIDDAKLLYEESVGLFKSGGFELVKWSSNSKQLLDIIPPQIHLVDLLQFESDTLKVLGLQWNPHADILSFQVNSTRQTCSKRIILSTIARCYDPLGLLSPVILYAKLIIKDLWSLALQWDDTPPPNILKKWLLFIDELSLLNNFQVPRHVSVFKNSPTILVAFADASEKAYGGVVYLQTLTPNKQIKVTLLCSKSKVSPTKTISIPRLELCAAHLVSKLVHFVLDTYKSRIPIIDLLAFSDSTVVLSWLNSSPSRWATFVANRVTKVTQLVSKENWFHIDSQSNPADCISRGLTPSELLEHPLWLTGPSWLSNYRDQWPIQPFDSGVSSTTIEQKLIALPLVDKGANSLYLLVTRISTWWKLIRATINVLRFLRILPRQNYILAEQLEKAELTMIRVVQRNLMV; encoded by the exons ATGGCAACTGAACAACAGTTGAGAGTTTTAACGGCAAAAAAGGAGAATCTTTTTCGTCGAATTCAAGGTATCTACGATGCAAGCAATAATATTGCAACTTCAGAAAATCttc ctTTATCTAAACTTGATCCCGAAACATCACGTTTGTTCgaaaattgtaaaagaaaagATTCTATCCCAAATTACGAAGATATTATTGA GGTTACAATACCGCAAACTGGACCTATTGCCGTTGAGTCAAAATCACCGCCGAAAGAAAACCATAGTTTAGAAAGTATTTCGCCCTCGCATAGTTTGTGCTCAACGACATCGTGTAATAGTCCTCAACAAAACTCAACAGTGCTCTTAGCTACCGCTATTGTTTATATTCAAGATTGTAATGGAGAAAAGCAACAAGCTCGTTTTATTTTGGATAGTGCATCTCAAGCTCATTTATTAACCACAAATTGTCGCAAACGCCTTGGACTACCAATGTCCAAAGTTTACAATTCAATTAGTGGAATCGGATCAAATTCCAACCCAGCCCATGGACAATCAAACTTAACATTTTTCTCGCGATATGATCCCTTAAAATCATACAATATAAATGTCTTAGTAGTCAACAAAATAACGAATCAATTACCAACGTCACCAATAAACACGGAATCCATGtcctgttttaaaaatttaccccTTGCAGATGAAAAATACCATCAACCGGGTCCTATAGACGGAATAATTGGTGCTCAATTATTCCCGCATTTGTTTTACACTGGTAGAGTAACCACCTCCAAATCATCACCTATTGCAGTTGAGAGTAGCTTAGGCTATGTAGTTATGGGTTGCGCACCTCTTTTGTCTTCAACCGATCAAACTCAGATCTTTTGCACTACAATGGATGAACCAcccatagaaaatattttaaaacgtttttggGAATTAGAAGAGGTCTCAGTATCTGTGGCAATGGACCCTGAAGATGAATATTGCGAAAATTTATTCGTTTCAACGGTTGATAGAGATCCTACTGGGAGATATATTGTATCATTGCCCTTTAAAAATCACCCTTCAAATTTAGGTGATTCATATTCATTTGCCTATAAACGATATCTTTCATTGGAACGGAGACTAAAGGCTTCTCCTGAGTTAAAACTTGAATACGACAAAATTATTCAAGATTATCTAAATCAAGGTCACATGAGTATAGTCGAAGAAAACGATTCCGACTCAACGACCTATTATATACCTCATCATCCCATATTCAAAGCTAGTTCATCAACACCAGTTCACGTAGTTTTCGATGCCAGTATGAAAAGTACTTCTTCATTATctttaaatgacattttatatGCGGGACCAAAATTGCAAATAGATATTCGCactatattattgaattttcgcTTATTTTCCATTGCTATGTGTGCAGACATACGACAAATGTACAGACAAATTATTGTTGATGAATCGCATAGACGTTATCAAAGACGACTATGGCGTTTCTCACCTGAGAGACTAGTTACAAAACTTCAATTGAACACAGTTTCATTTGGAATCAAATCATCTCCTTATTTGGCTCTAAGAGTTGTCCAACAATTGGCTAAAGATGAATCCAAAACATATCCGAATGCTGCACAAGTTGTTTTAAGAGATCTATACATAGACGACCTTGTCTCTAGTGTCGATAGTATTGATGATGCCAAATTGTTGTATGAGGAATCGGTGGGTTTGTTTAAATCAGGAGGATTTGAATTGGTCAAGTGGTCCTCTAATAGTAAACAACTTCTCGACATTATTCCACCGCAAATTCATCTTGTTGACCTGCTACAATTTGAAAGTGATACATTGAAGGTGCTTGGCCTTCAATGGAACCCGCATGcagatattttatcatttcaggtTAACTCAACTAGACAAACCTGTTCAAAACGCATAATTTTATCCACCATTGCACGCTGTTATGATCCTTTAGGTCTTTTATCTCCCGTTATTCTTTAcgctaaattaattattaaagatttatgGAGTCTTGCACTTCAATGGGATGATACGCCACCGcctaacatattaaaaaaatggttattaTTCATTGATGAACTATCgttgttgaataattttcaagttcCGCGACATGTGtctgttttcaaaaatagtcCCACAATTTTAGTAGCTTTCGCTGATGCCAGTGAAAAGGCCTATGGGGGAGTAGTTTACCTCCAAACCTTAACtccaaacaaacaaatcaaagtCACATTGCTGTGTTCTAAATCGAAAGTCTCGCcaacaaaaacaatttctatTCCCAGACTAGAATTATGCGCCGCACATTTAGTTtcaaaattagttcattttgtATTAGATACATATAAATCCCGGATTCCTATAATCGACCTACTTGCATTTTCTGATAGCACCGTAGTTTTAAGTTGGCTAAATTCTTCTCCTTCAAGATGGGCGACATTTGTGGCAAATCGCGTTACAAAGGTCACGCAGTTGGTTTCCAAAGAAAATTGGTTCCATATTGATAGCCAATCTAACCCCGCTGATTGCATTTCACGTGGTTTAACTCCTTCCGAATTATTAGAACACCCGCTCTGGTTAACTGGGCCATCTTGGTTATCTAATTACAGAGATCAATGGCCTATTCAACCATTTGATAGTGGTGTAAGTTCGACCACTATTGAACAAAAGTTAATAGCGCTTCCGCTTGTTGATAAAGGAGCAAATTCACTATATCTATTAGTGACCCGAATTTCAACATGGTGGAAACTAATTCGGGCTACTATAAACGTATTGCGATTTCTTCGTATTTTACCGCGACAAAATTATATACTCGCTGAACAATTGGAAAAGGCTGAGCTAACAATGATTAGAGTAGTACAAAGG aacctTATGGTTTAG